The genomic interval TACACTTAGAAACTTATCTACAAATGCTCTGACTCTTGCTCAGATTTGTAAAATAGCCTATCAAGCTACAAGAGCTGTGCATCATATGCACAGTCAACAACCTGAACCATTAGTACACAGAGACATAAAATTAGAGAATTTTCTTATTGGAAGTGATGGTCTGATTAAACTTTGCGATTTTGGAAGTACTTCCAATCAGCAGATTTTACCTAATCCTTCTTGGAATGCTCAGAAACGAGCTACTTTAGAGGATCAAATGGCAAAATATACTACACCAATGTATCGAGCTCCAGAAATGATGGATACATGGAACAATGAACCTATTGGTCCTCCAGTTGATTGTTGGGCGCTTGGCTGTATAATATACTCCTTAATAACACTCAGGCATCCATTTCCTGaaggtataaaatttatattatgttcatAATGAACCAATTCTTatcttgtttcattttatttgtagGTAACAAACTTGCAATAGTCAATGGAAAATATGCTCCACTTCCACCTAATCCTCGTTTAATTTGCCTTCACGACATAGTAAAAGGATGTCTGGAGGTATCTCCTGTACGAAGATTGACTACATCAATGATTTTGGAACGTTTAGCGGCGATAGCTGAGTCGAACAATTTTGATCCCAGAGAACCCCCAAAAGTGGAAATCCCAATGAAAACCCCACCGCCTCCCAGACCTGCTCAACCACCCAGCACACCTACTCCACCACCGAGACCGTCTCCTCCAACAAATGTACCTCTTTCAAAACCTGTCTCAATGACTCAGACTGTTGCCAAGGTCCCCGTAGCTCAAACAACAGGCCTATTTAGCTCATTGAAAGGCGGTGCTGGTAATATTTTGCGAAACCTAAAGGATACTTCAAGCAAAATGATGTATTCTATGCAACAAAGCATGGCCAGAACTGAATTAGATGCCAGTTACTTAACGTCgcgtatattaattatgccCTATCCGGCAGATGGAATAGAATCTGCTTACAGAGCTAATCACATAGAGGATGTAAGGGCATTTTTACAGGCTCGACATCCTCCACCAGCtcgtatacaattatataatttatctcggGGACGACCAAATATGTCTAGACTTCCTGGTAGACATATTGACTGTTCTTTTGCCTATGCTTCCTCGGATTCTAATGCTCCGTTATTATCAGCCTTATATCAAATATGTCAAGATATTTATCGGTACTTGAATGCCGATTTTAATCACATTGTAGTATTATATTGCAATGTAAGTAtagaacatataaaatatttgaaattaaaaaattacaaaattaatgaaattattataaaatataatagaaaagaaagatttttatttttgcatcaaACAATGAAACtttaacaaaaatacaaaatttatattttttattttattttatttatttatttattttttattttaatatatttttctttttaaagactCTATATTTGTATGTTATAGcattaaataagtataattataagtataattaattaatataatttatattaattaaaaaatataatatatttttcttttttttaggatgGGTACACAACCAGTGCCACAATTGCCTGTACCTTGTTAATTTATGCTAAAGCGTTTAATACTCCTAAGGAGGCAATAGCGATGTTCACGACTAGGCGACAATCTCCTCAGTTGCAGCCGTCGGAATTACgtagtattaattatatgagtTTGCTGAGTGCCGGTGTACAACCTCATACTAAGCCTTTAATTCTTcgttctttaataattaaaccagTTCCATTATTTACTAGGGCAAAAGATGGTTGTAGAccttatattgatatttatagcaATGGAGCTTTAGTATTCTCTACTAAACGACCAGAAtatgaagatataaaattgtttggaATGATGAAAGGAAAAGTTTCATTAGCACTTGGTAATGCTACAGTTAGAGGAGATGTTACTTTAGTTATATTCCATGCGAGGCAGCAATTAGGACGTAtgattggaattaaaattgctTCTGTTCACTTTCATACGGGTTACATACCACATACTGAATctgaattaatattcaagaaaaaggATTTAGATGATGCACCTGAAATTGgtggaaattttaatgttattttaaatatcgcgaTGTCTGAAGAGAATTCGAAAATGGCTAGAGTTCCAGCTCCTTGGGAAGCAGAATTACATTCGGAAATAGAACCAGATCCATTATTCGGATCTACTTTAGAAATGGAAGAGACTTTAGAAAGTTTTAGAACTACTAAACCTGAAGAAGTAAGTTATatggttttaaaaatatttaatatttcaattgtatattttaattattttaattttaaaataatagactCAAAAGGAAACTATAGTTCCATCACCAGTTGAAGCACAAAGCAATGTTAATGTACAACAAGAAGTACCTCAACAATCTGTAGAAAATatagagaaggaagaagaaatcaaGTTACAAGAAGCTGATTTGTTAAACTTAGGAATGCCAGGCACCAGTACCATAAACAATACTCCACAAATTGCAGCGAATCCGGGATTAGATATCTTTTCTAATTCTAGTCAAAAAGAAAGTGATCTCTTAGGAGGATTCggtaattttattcaacaagaaacgaaaaatactGTATCCACTATTACTAATCCCGTTCAGAATGACCTACTTTTTGGTCACGATCAGCCTATTAATAGGAACGATAATAGTAACAATAATCTGAGCGATTTGTTCTTCAATCAAAATCAGTCTATTACAAAGCAAAATCTCGAAGATTTATTTGATCCACTTGGTAAAAGCACTGTAAACAATCTGTTAGGAAACACTAAATCGAATAATGCAAAACCTCCACCTGAAGAAAACTTCCCAAGAAATTCAAGCGTTCCGAATTTTACAGCTCAAAACAAAGATCCCTTCACAAATCTTGCCAGCTCTTTGGGAGCTGGACTAACTTCTAGCTGGAATGGAACACCAAAAAATTCTAACACTCCACAATCAACTAGTCCTGCTCCTGCTAGCACACCAATCCATTCGAGTCCTAATACGCACAGAAATACAATTAACGAGACCAATACTTCTGATAATACTGCCTCAGgcaataaaacgaataaatcaAGTGGAGATGCTTTTGAAGATCTATTAGGTAGTCAaggatataatttctttagttCACGGAAGGCAGAAAAAGACAGTCCAAAGACAATAAATCAAATGAGAAAAATGGAAGCAGCCAAGACTATGGATCCAGATAGATTGAAGATAGCTGAATGGACAGAAGGGAAAAAGGGTAATTTAAGAGCTCTTCTTTGTTCATTACATACAGTTTTGTGGCCTGAAGCCGACAGATGGCAACGGTGTGAAATGCATCAATTAGTTACTACAGCAGATGTGAAAAAAGCTTATAGAAAAGCTTGTTTGGCTGTGCATCCAGATaaggtattatttaaaatctgaaattactaaataagaaattaatgtaaatatatattgtataatatgactttaatgttttttttttatattttttctagcaAGCAGGAACGGCTAATgagaatattgcaaaattaattttcatggaaCTGAATAATGCATGGAGCACATTTGAAAATGATGCGTcacaacaaaatttatttagttaattaCTTCGATATGACTGTAATACGCTTGTTATGTCCACGAGTTAAGGTAGTTCCTAGCAAAAAGAGAGAGACccgagaaattattaattattattattaattgtaagatATCTCTCTATGTTACATTCCGGCTAATGTTATCTTAGCtgtagtgaaaaaaaaaataagtaagaattttaatgaatgcAAATTTTCGAGTACTGCATTTGAATGGCAAAGTGTGTACATGCATctctttatgatataaaaaagccTTGTaagattacttaaaaaaagtaaactcTACTAAGTGTAACTGCGGCataacgtatatatgtatataaagtaaaatgtaaattaaggaagattccaaatatataaagatattttccgGTCGATTATATTAATGTCTTCGATACTAACccaatttccaatattatcaagaattctttaatatttaaaaaatttaaatatttaattttgaaaatcataatttgtaataaaaaatttattacattctataataaaaaaattattttaaatattttaaaataattagttattaCCAATAAAAAACACAATGTTatgatttctatattttttaaaaggaaattacaaaatattcagtAAATTCAActgttattatattcatttgagAAGAAATAATGTCATTAtcgcattaaatataatgtatcaatacatcatatatatatatatatatatatatgtaagttttaaaaattgaaaatttcttaaaaataatgtataaatattaatgtgaataagttatgaaaaatatattctttttcttaaagtttataacaaaatatttatcatatatataatactaatattaaaatattatactaattatcactttattatattaatattaataaaaactaatgaaatctaatttataaatttttaacaattaaattaaaattttaaaaaaattaaattttatcaattaaatttaatttaaaaaaaatttaatttggagatatcaaaatttaaagatttctattttgttaaaattccatatcttataattttagaaaataaatattaaaaaattataaagttatagatattatacaaaataattataattataagaaaattttttatagcagTAATTTGTTAACGTACGAtattatgttttctttttataacttaccttatttttttttattatgtttattattattgaaaactcattattgattagaaataaatatattgtttaaaaaaaaacattttcctatattttatctatcaaatttataaacgtTAACTTAATCTCctaaacataattataaactaatatatatatatatataacgtaactgtatttataatttttaactgttttttatatattttttatttcattatattttctctgttttcagtttattaaatttatgaaattatataaaatgaaaaacacaaatataacctaactaaattttaagaattatattaaatgattttaaataacacaATGCAACTCACAAAAATTACCAATCGTATTGGTTACACGTGGTGAAcagtttcaaaaataaaagccCAAACCAGTACTTATGTACTCgatcattaaaatgaaataattgaaaattaaatgcgATCATACgtattatttcacaattaaatttctacttattatatgtttatttcattttttattccagaattattattttattattttattatcttgacaaaattgaattatttacgattatagtgacataaatattattatttttcaatcatttctttttacgtCGTTTGTTCAATATTTGGCGCCTAAAGTTTTGTCATACACAAGAACACAAAATTGACtacaaaaatagataatataatacatattatttaaaataaccattcttaataatatattaccgtcttttaataatatattaaagtagATGTTATAGCAagtgttgaaaaaatatatatatatgcacaagAACAAACACTAAtgcattgatatttattttggatAAAGACAAAATTATCAATACGCAGAATTTCAATACGTGCAAAtttagtataaattaatattaagattataatcgttatatcattattctatctaatttttgcattaacattgttagtaatttatttaataaatagaactttataataaataacgcgaattatgattatttaactgcatctcttctccttttcttaaTGTATTTCTATGCGTCGAAGATACtatcaaaattgttaatttttgcataattcatatatttttttctattctgccgacgatttttgattttttcagtaagtataattaatattttgttaataaaatgttataagtgaagtttatttataaaaattatgataaattttttattaataaattcgattttttcataaattagttTAATGGATGATGAATATTGttgtataaaaagagaaattaaaaacaattttcactCCAAGAATCTTGAATCTAATTCTTCATTCATGATTGAAGATGAAGTTCTAAATACTATAGAGAATCATGGAAATCTTGGAAACATGACTTTTTATATggctaattatattaaagatactATGAAAATGATGTTCATTATGCGTAGTCATCATATGTTTACTGatgttatattagaaatagaatCAGAATTGTTCCATgcacataaaataattttagctgCTGCTAGTCCATATTTTAaggtaattctttttaaaaattcaaaatatgtatCAAATAAGTACAAAATTACATTGGATTATTGGTCATATTTTAGACAATATTTACAGAAGACTTAAAAAAATCtccaatatctaaaataaaacttcaagGTGTCAACTCAACAACCATGGCGtgcttaatatatttcatgtataCTGGCAAAATAAGAATTACAGAGATTACAGTGTATTCTCTTTTATCAGCAGCTACAATGTTTCAGGTATgcagaaatattatcttaataaaaaaaaattattttataatacttattatatttcccaTCATTTATCATATAGATTAGTAATGTCATAGACGCGTGttgtgtatttttaaaaaaacaattacatCCTACaactaatattgaatttactaattttcccgaacaatataattatttgaatatatgtcAAAAAGTAAGCGTAAAGCAAGAAGTATCTCAACAATCAGCAGAAAATGTAAAGGAGAAAAccaaaaatatatccaaattaCAAGAAACTGATTTGTTGAATTTAGAAATACCAAATAGTagtagtataaataatattgcgaattcggaattaaataatttttctaatcagAAAGAAAGTGATCTCTTgggagaatttaataatttttttcagcaAGAAACCAAAAATACTATACCTATCATTACTGATCCTattcagaataatttaattttttacgatcAGCCTATTACTaggaatgataatgataataataatttgaatgaattatttttgaatgaaaatcaaaCTACTACAAAGCAAAATCTCGAAGATTTATTTGATTCACTTggtaaaaaatctataaacaatctattagaaaatatgCAAAACACTAAACCGAATAAGAAATCCTcattggaagaaaattttccaaaaaattcgaacattcaaaataagaatttctttGCAAATCTCGTCAATTCTTTGGAAGCTACTGAACTAACCTCTATCTGGAATGGAACAGCAAGAAACTCTAATGTTTCATCAAGTACTTCTGCTAGTACAccaattcattcaaattttaatagacacagaattaatgatattaatattgctaATACTGCATCTTCGGacaataaaactaataaatcaaatgaagatgttttcaaagatttattagATAGTCAaggatacaatttttttaattcacgaAAGACTGAAAAAAACACACcaaaaacaataaatcaaaTGAGGAAAATAGAAACAACCAAGATTATAGATCcagatagattaaaaattattaaatggacagaaggaaaaagaggtaATTTGAGAgctcttctttcttcattaCATATGGTTTTATGGTCAGAAGCTAATAGATGGCAACAATGCGAAATGCATCAATTAGTTACTACTGCAGATGTAAAGAAAGCTTATAGAAAAGCTTGTTTGGCTGTGCATCCAGATAaggtattgttaaaaaatttagaattacaaaataaaaaattaatatagattatacatttgattttaatatttttcgtattattttttctagcaAGCAGGAACAgctaatgaaaatattgcaaaattaatttttatagaactgAACAATGCATGGAATACATTCAAAAACGATGCGTtgcaacaaaatttattttaattcttcattatttttttaaatttattatttcaattattaaatgtaaaaaatttttttgttttatattccgactaattttatcttagctgtagtgaaaaaaaagaaatcgataaaaatctaattcgaaatttagcgattgcaaattgaaattatatttgaatggtTCCATGCatctctttataatataaaaaaaaattttgtaagtgAATTGTATTAAgtgtaacataatatatatatgtatataagataaaatataatttatgaaaaataatatttcaaacatgtagaaatatttatcgtccgatttttctatattaactcaatattcaattgttatcaagatttctttcatatttaaaaaatttaaattttaaaaaccataatttgtaacattttataataaagataatcattatttattcaaaaatgatttgttactttccttaaataaaaaaaaaatattataattttctgaaaaaaattaaaaa from Apis mellifera strain DH4 linkage group LG8, Amel_HAv3.1, whole genome shotgun sequence carries:
- the LOC100576645 gene encoding probable serine/threonine-protein kinase DDB_G0276461, whose product is MDDEYCCIKREIKNNFHSKNLESNSSFMIEDEVLNTIENHGNLGNMTFYMANYIKDTMKMMFIMRSHHMFTDVILEIESELFHAHKIILAAASPYFKTIFTEDLKKSPISKIKLQGVNSTTMACLIYFMYTGKIRITEITVYSLLSAATMFQISNVIDACCVFLKKQLHPTTNIEFTNFPEQYNYLNICQKVSVKQEVSQQSAENVKEKTKNISKLQETDLLNLEIPNSSSINNIANSELNNFSNQKESDLLGEFNNFFQQETKNTIPIITDPIQNNLIFYDQPITRNDNDNNNLNELFLNENQTTTKQNLEDLFDSLGKKSINNLLENMQNTKPNKKSSLEENFPKNSNIQNKNFFANLVNSLEATELTSIWNGTARNSNVSSSTSASTPIHSNFNRHRINDINIANTASSDNKTNKSNEDVFKDLLDSQGYNFFNSRKTEKNTPKTINQMRKIETTKIIDPDRLKIIKWTEGKRGNLRALLSSLHMVLWSEANRWQQCEMHQLVTTADVKKAYRKACLAVHPDKQAGTANENIAKLIFIELNNAWNTFKNDALQQNLF
- the LOC413462 gene encoding cyclin-G-associated kinase; translation: MSDYLRSALGYLNGATNTNEYVGQILEINNVKLRVTKLLAEGGWALVFAVEDIKTGKEYALKRLIAIDEDTNKIIIQEIETLKRLSGHPNIIQYLYAQRLDREDRKGYEYLLVTELCPGGTVADTLRNLSTNALTLAQICKIAYQATRAVHHMHSQQPEPLVHRDIKLENFLIGSDGLIKLCDFGSTSNQQILPNPSWNAQKRATLEDQMAKYTTPMYRAPEMMDTWNNEPIGPPVDCWALGCIIYSLITLRHPFPEGNKLAIVNGKYAPLPPNPRLICLHDIVKGCLEVSPVRRLTTSMILERLAAIAESNNFDPREPPKVEIPMKTPPPPRPAQPPSTPTPPPRPSPPTNVPLSKPVSMTQTVAKVPVAQTTGLFSSLKGGAGNILRNLKDTSSKMMYSMQQSMARTELDASYLTSRILIMPYPADGIESAYRANHIEDVRAFLQARHPPPARIQLYNLSRGRPNMSRLPGRHIDCSFAYASSDSNAPLLSALYQICQDIYRYLNADFNHIVVLYCNDGYTTSATIACTLLIYAKAFNTPKEAIAMFTTRRQSPQLQPSELRSINYMSLLSAGVQPHTKPLILRSLIIKPVPLFTRAKDGCRPYIDIYSNGALVFSTKRPEYEDIKLFGMMKGKVSLALGNATVRGDVTLVIFHARQQLGRMIGIKIASVHFHTGYIPHTESELIFKKKDLDDAPEIGGNFNVILNIAMSEENSKMARVPAPWEAELHSEIEPDPLFGSTLEMEETLESFRTTKPEETQKETIVPSPVEAQSNVNVQQEVPQQSVENIEKEEEIKLQEADLLNLGMPGTSTINNTPQIAANPGLDIFSNSSQKESDLLGGFGNFIQQETKNTVSTITNPVQNDLLFGHDQPINRNDNSNNNLSDLFFNQNQSITKQNLEDLFDPLGKSTVNNLLGNTKSNNAKPPPEENFPRNSSVPNFTAQNKDPFTNLASSLGAGLTSSWNGTPKNSNTPQSTSPAPASTPIHSSPNTHRNTINETNTSDNTASGNKTNKSSGDAFEDLLGSQGYNFFSSRKAEKDSPKTINQMRKMEAAKTMDPDRLKIAEWTEGKKGNLRALLCSLHTVLWPEADRWQRCEMHQLVTTADVKKAYRKACLAVHPDKQAGTANENIAKLIFMELNNAWSTFENDASQQNLFS